From Synergistaceae bacterium, the proteins below share one genomic window:
- a CDS encoding biotin-dependent carboxyltransferase family protein, whose translation MKLLIEKPGMFTAVQDLGRRGFQMLGVPVAGAMDALALRLGNVLVGNEKDVHGLEPAGLEITVMGPSIRVTEGEGCFAVTGAEAGVTKNGVSLPCWTAHGIAAGDVVAFFPPKTGSRAYFCVSGGIDVPVVMGSRSTYSRGGFGGYRGRALKSGDVLLTGTPEPFQSACEGLTCPPHLRPPRDAASPLRVIAGPQDDYFTPEGLETFYASEYVITNSADRMGYRMEGPTIAHRRGADIISDAISMGSIQIPGHGQPIAMLADRQTTGGYTKIATICGADVARLAQRLPGQKVRFEKITVEEAVTLLRRDEELVSELRRLRASWRLKTNFAGPLRGTLKVCVDGEPHDVEWERLDRI comes from the coding sequence ATGAAACTGCTGATCGAAAAACCGGGAATGTTCACCGCCGTTCAGGACCTTGGCCGGCGGGGCTTTCAGATGCTGGGCGTCCCCGTGGCCGGAGCCATGGACGCTCTGGCGCTGCGCCTGGGCAACGTCCTGGTTGGCAACGAAAAAGATGTTCATGGTCTGGAGCCGGCGGGGTTGGAGATTACCGTAATGGGGCCTTCGATACGCGTCACGGAGGGAGAGGGGTGTTTCGCCGTCACGGGCGCCGAGGCCGGAGTGACGAAAAACGGAGTTTCCCTGCCCTGCTGGACCGCTCATGGCATCGCCGCGGGGGACGTCGTTGCCTTTTTTCCGCCGAAGACGGGATCCCGTGCGTACTTCTGCGTTTCGGGGGGAATCGACGTTCCCGTCGTGATGGGCAGCCGGTCCACCTACAGCCGGGGCGGGTTCGGCGGATATCGGGGTCGGGCGCTGAAGTCCGGCGACGTCCTCCTCACGGGAACGCCGGAACCGTTCCAGTCGGCCTGCGAAGGGCTGACGTGTCCCCCTCATCTTCGTCCTCCTCGTGACGCGGCGTCGCCCCTCAGAGTGATTGCCGGCCCGCAGGACGATTATTTCACGCCGGAGGGTCTCGAAACGTTCTATGCCTCCGAGTATGTTATCACGAACTCCGCCGACCGTATGGGGTATCGCATGGAAGGCCCGACAATCGCCCATCGCAGGGGGGCGGACATCATTTCCGACGCCATCTCCATGGGAAGCATCCAAATTCCGGGACACGGGCAACCGATCGCGATGCTGGCGGACCGGCAGACGACGGGCGGGTACACGAAGATCGCGACGATCTGCGGGGCGGATGTGGCGCGCCTTGCTCAGCGCCTGCCGGGTCAGAAGGTGCGTTTCGAAAAAATAACGGTGGAGGAGGCCGTGACTCTGCTGCGGCGGGATGAAGAGCTTGTGTCGGAACTGCGGCGGTTGCGGGCGTCCTGGCGGCTGAAAACGAATTTTGCTGGACCTCTTCGGGGGACGCTGAAGGTTTGCGTCGACGGCGAGCCCCATGACGTGGAATGGGAACGGCTGGACCGGATATGA
- a CDS encoding branched-chain amino acid ABC transporter permease, protein MEHLEQVLISGIFAGMVYGLISIGLSLIWGIMDMVNFAHSDFMMLAMYFTWLLFSRLGLDPLISLPVVFIVMFCLGAGVYFLVIRRVIGGELVQQTLCTFGLVVLLQSVAQYLWTGNYRMINDPLVSGNIHIFSASLSRGQVIAGVASLFLAGAIWWIVQKTETGWALMATAQNRHSAPLVGIRVDRMFALAWGIGLGSVGAAGVFLANYYYIYPQVGTTFQLLALVAVALGGFGSIPGAIAAGIAVGIIEALSGYLIEPAYKYLVVFSLYIVVVLVRPHGLLGTHS, encoded by the coding sequence ATGGAACATCTGGAGCAGGTGCTGATCAGCGGAATCTTCGCAGGAATGGTTTACGGCCTCATTTCCATAGGACTCAGCCTGATATGGGGCATCATGGACATGGTGAACTTCGCTCATTCCGATTTCATGATGCTGGCCATGTATTTCACCTGGCTCCTGTTCTCCCGCCTGGGGCTGGATCCTCTCATTTCTCTGCCCGTCGTTTTCATCGTGATGTTCTGCCTGGGCGCCGGGGTGTATTTTCTTGTTATCCGGCGCGTGATCGGCGGGGAGCTGGTTCAGCAGACGCTCTGCACCTTCGGGTTGGTTGTGCTGCTTCAGAGCGTCGCGCAGTACCTTTGGACCGGCAACTATCGGATGATCAACGACCCGCTGGTCTCCGGAAATATTCATATATTTTCCGCGTCTCTTTCCAGAGGGCAGGTGATTGCGGGAGTCGCCTCCCTCTTTCTGGCGGGGGCGATCTGGTGGATTGTGCAAAAAACCGAAACGGGGTGGGCCCTGATGGCCACGGCGCAGAATCGCCACTCGGCGCCGCTGGTGGGCATTCGGGTCGACAGGATGTTCGCTCTGGCCTGGGGAATCGGCCTTGGAAGCGTTGGGGCCGCAGGCGTGTTCCTCGCCAACTACTACTACATCTATCCCCAGGTGGGAACTACCTTTCAGCTTCTGGCTCTGGTGGCTGTGGCGCTGGGGGGGTTCGGCAGCATTCCGGGGGCCATCGCGGCGGGGATAGCGGTGGGAATCATCGAAGCTCTTTCGGGGTACCTGATTGAGCCCGCCTATAAATATCTCGTGGTATTCAGTCTCTATATCGTGGTGGTTCTGGTGCGTCCCCACGGACTTCTGGGAACCCACAGTTAA
- a CDS encoding putative hydro-lyase, which produces MTGSAALGRMSDYASWSPRDVRQMIREGRWDRPTSGMCAGHVQANLVILPKDLAWDFLVFAQRNPKPCPILDVTEIGDPEPKLIAPGADITKDIPRYRVWKNGECVEEPTDVSKYWRDDLAGFLIGCSFSFEGALLRSHIAIRHIDCDCNVPMYITNVECRPAGRMRGPMVVSMRPVPAAQVAKAVLCTGCFPAVHGAPVHVGDPEAIGIKDIGKPDFGDPVPIHPGEIPVFWACGVTPQAAIMAAKPEFAITHAPGCMFVADPMDNDYSVF; this is translated from the coding sequence ATGACGGGCTCTGCGGCTTTGGGCAGGATGAGCGATTACGCCTCCTGGAGCCCCCGGGACGTGCGTCAGATGATCCGCGAAGGCCGGTGGGACCGTCCCACGTCGGGGATGTGCGCCGGGCACGTGCAGGCCAACCTGGTGATTCTGCCGAAAGATCTGGCGTGGGATTTTCTGGTGTTCGCCCAGCGCAATCCGAAACCCTGCCCGATTCTCGACGTGACGGAAATCGGCGACCCCGAACCGAAGCTGATCGCGCCGGGCGCCGACATCACGAAGGACATTCCCCGCTACCGCGTATGGAAGAACGGAGAGTGCGTCGAGGAACCGACGGATGTTTCAAAATACTGGAGGGACGACCTGGCGGGTTTCCTCATCGGGTGTTCCTTTTCCTTTGAGGGGGCGCTGCTCCGGTCCCACATCGCCATTCGTCATATCGACTGCGACTGCAATGTTCCCATGTACATCACGAACGTCGAATGCCGCCCGGCCGGCAGAATGAGGGGCCCGATGGTCGTTTCCATGCGTCCCGTTCCCGCCGCGCAGGTGGCGAAAGCCGTGCTCTGCACGGGGTGTTTCCCGGCGGTCCACGGAGCTCCCGTACATGTGGGGGACCCCGAGGCCATAGGCATAAAGGACATCGGAAAACCCGACTTCGGGGATCCTGTGCCGATTCACCCGGGGGAGATTCCCGTTTTCTGGGCCTGCGGCGTCACTCCTCAGGCCGCGATCATGGCGGCGAAACCCGAGTTCGCCATCACCCACGCCCCTGGCTGCATGTTCGTCGCCGACCCCATGGATAACGACTACTCTGTGTTTTAA
- a CDS encoding CHASE2 domain-containing protein: MSEDREHGFFSRNLFRVDLDNLSWGRIVWTMTAAVLGVWLSWASPEITESCDRRIYDRLLRHDQFEFDRPMIRIVANSSSVQGENADLSWPRSLHARLLKHLKGARAVVLDIPFENPSSPEEDNALIQAVREHGHVIGRARLLITSTGIATVTPFPALREAFRKTGIDNQAEDPDGVYRKGVWGAEDSMRLRFVPSLALTLAEELDSSITPLMRVERLRINLPWKTLPLERTPDGLFLFQINHPRNTIPTYDYEDVLNERIPDSTFLNALVIVSFKENQRRVAGRTAYTDMTKNGSILPVGGTAALSKGEYILHTAASLMTSFVMQRISPVVHILMTFLLVGASTLLGFVHFKKSLIFLVLFFLSWPGAAIALFLQLHLWFPLTAPFLASVVGYIGSQVAISWRLDREWNVRALSIRPLLELAQESQADFGEDVTFDDYLRSMWKEIEEKTGIELKSTRVSEHFSLIQNYLQRASRTSQKGQEFQIIHNASDTPPRHRMLLPLPLWKDPGKPDESPSREYVILGWDGRVPAETLSSLAVLVLFAAVHFHGAEESRRRKNMLIKTIEAIMVAVEAKDATTSEHSRRVAAISKKLAQWMKLSPQEVDDIYFSAVIHDIGKLGISDKILNKPGALDPQELAVMRRHPLIGESIMRPVELPDHVMSGILQHHERHDGKGYPYGIRGDQITMAGRIIKVADVFDALVNRRQYKEPWTEEKVRNLLLELRGTEFDPQIVDIFIRNLYQTRNNPMFYYGIQL; this comes from the coding sequence ATGAGCGAAGACAGGGAACACGGTTTTTTCTCCCGCAACCTTTTCAGGGTGGATTTGGACAACCTGAGCTGGGGGAGAATTGTTTGGACCATGACTGCGGCGGTACTGGGAGTGTGGCTCTCCTGGGCCTCGCCGGAGATAACGGAGTCCTGCGATCGTCGCATTTACGACCGATTGCTGCGTCATGATCAGTTTGAGTTCGACCGGCCCATGATCCGGATCGTGGCCAACAGTTCTTCCGTTCAGGGAGAGAACGCCGATCTTTCGTGGCCGCGCAGCCTCCACGCCCGTCTTTTGAAACATCTGAAGGGGGCCCGGGCGGTCGTTCTGGACATACCCTTCGAAAATCCATCCTCTCCCGAAGAGGACAACGCGCTGATCCAGGCCGTTCGGGAGCACGGTCACGTCATCGGCCGCGCCCGCCTGCTGATAACGTCCACGGGGATCGCAACGGTCACGCCATTCCCCGCCCTCAGGGAGGCCTTCCGAAAAACGGGAATCGACAATCAGGCGGAAGATCCCGACGGCGTTTATCGAAAAGGGGTATGGGGCGCCGAGGACTCCATGAGGCTCCGCTTTGTCCCTTCACTGGCTCTGACCCTGGCGGAAGAGCTGGATTCCTCCATCACGCCGCTGATGCGGGTTGAACGGCTGCGGATCAACCTGCCCTGGAAGACGCTGCCCCTGGAGCGCACTCCCGACGGGCTGTTTCTGTTTCAGATCAACCATCCCCGCAACACCATCCCCACCTACGATTACGAAGACGTTCTGAACGAAAGGATTCCCGATTCCACGTTCCTGAATGCCCTTGTCATCGTCTCCTTTAAGGAAAACCAGAGGAGAGTCGCGGGAAGGACCGCCTACACGGACATGACGAAAAACGGTTCCATTCTTCCCGTTGGGGGAACGGCGGCTCTTTCGAAGGGCGAATACATCCTGCACACCGCAGCCTCTCTGATGACCTCCTTCGTGATGCAGAGGATATCCCCCGTTGTCCATATTCTGATGACCTTCCTGCTGGTGGGGGCCTCCACGTTACTGGGGTTCGTCCACTTCAAAAAAAGCCTGATCTTTCTGGTGCTTTTCTTTTTATCCTGGCCGGGGGCGGCCATCGCCCTCTTTCTCCAGCTGCACCTGTGGTTCCCGCTGACGGCTCCCTTTCTGGCGTCGGTGGTGGGATACATCGGCAGTCAGGTCGCCATCTCCTGGCGTCTCGACCGGGAGTGGAACGTCCGCGCGCTTTCCATCCGACCCTTGCTGGAGCTGGCCCAGGAAAGCCAGGCGGATTTCGGCGAGGACGTGACTTTCGACGACTATCTGCGCTCCATGTGGAAAGAAATCGAGGAAAAAACCGGCATCGAACTAAAATCCACCCGGGTCAGCGAGCATTTCAGTCTGATACAGAATTATCTGCAGCGCGCCAGCCGTACCTCTCAGAAAGGACAGGAATTTCAGATCATTCACAACGCCTCGGACACGCCCCCCCGCCATCGTATGCTTTTGCCTCTTCCCCTCTGGAAAGATCCGGGCAAGCCGGACGAATCGCCCAGTCGGGAATACGTCATTCTCGGCTGGGACGGAAGAGTTCCGGCGGAGACTCTGAGCAGCCTGGCCGTACTGGTTCTTTTCGCGGCGGTTCATTTTCACGGCGCGGAAGAAAGCCGCCGGCGCAAGAACATGCTGATCAAAACCATCGAAGCCATTATGGTGGCGGTGGAAGCAAAAGACGCCACCACCAGCGAACACTCCCGCCGGGTGGCGGCCATCTCCAAAAAACTGGCCCAGTGGATGAAGCTGAGCCCTCAGGAAGTGGACGACATCTACTTCTCCGCCGTCATTCACGACATCGGCAAGCTGGGAATCTCCGACAAAATCCTGAACAAGCCCGGCGCTCTGGATCCCCAGGAGCTGGCGGTAATGCGCCGCCATCCCCTTATCGGAGAGAGCATCATGCGGCCCGTCGAGCTGCCCGATCACGTCATGAGCGGCATTCTTCAGCACCACGAGCGGCACGACGGCAAAGGGTACCCCTACGGCATCCGGGGAGACCAGATTACGATGGCGGGCCGGATCATCAAGGTGGCCGACGTGTTTGACGCGCTGGTCAACCGCCGCCAGTACAAGGAGCCCTGGACGGAGGAAAAGGTGCGCAACCTCCTTCTGGAACTGCGGGGCACGGAGTTCGACCCCCAGATCGTGGACATCTTTATCCGCAACCTCTACCAGACACGCAACAATCCCATGTTCTACTACGGAATCCAGCTTTAG
- a CDS encoding ABC transporter ATP-binding protein, translated as MTDAKVNATSAKILDLKEVSSGYNGTTILSHISFHVEEGEFFSIVGSNGAGKSTLLRTISGTLRLREGEIRFGGKSTVGRDPADVVREYRIAHVPEGRLLFPRMTVHQNLMLGAFTLGDRKRKEERLAYVLELFPRLAERRHQLAGTLSGGEQQMCAIARGLMLEPRLLMLDEPSLGVQPNIVGRIYETLEKINKKDGIAVLLVEQDIHHSLRMADRACVIQTGRIVMEGRGSELLGSDLVRRAYLGL; from the coding sequence ATGACGGATGCGAAAGTGAACGCGACGAGCGCGAAAATTCTGGATTTGAAAGAGGTTTCTTCCGGCTATAACGGAACGACGATACTTTCTCATATCTCCTTTCACGTGGAAGAAGGGGAGTTTTTTTCCATCGTCGGGTCCAACGGGGCTGGGAAATCCACGCTTTTGCGTACCATATCGGGGACTCTGCGCCTCAGGGAAGGAGAAATTCGCTTCGGAGGCAAATCCACCGTCGGGCGGGATCCGGCGGACGTGGTTCGGGAGTACAGAATCGCCCACGTCCCGGAAGGGCGTCTGCTCTTTCCGAGGATGACGGTACACCAGAACCTGATGCTGGGCGCTTTTACCCTTGGGGACAGGAAGCGGAAGGAAGAGCGGCTGGCCTACGTGCTGGAGCTTTTTCCGCGCCTTGCGGAGCGCAGACACCAGCTGGCGGGAACCCTGTCCGGCGGAGAACAGCAGATGTGCGCCATCGCCCGGGGCCTCATGCTGGAACCCCGGCTGCTGATGCTGGACGAGCCCTCCCTGGGAGTTCAGCCCAACATCGTGGGACGCATTTACGAAACTCTCGAAAAAATCAATAAAAAAGATGGAATCGCCGTACTGCTGGTGGAACAGGATATTCATCACTCGCTTCGAATGGCGGACAGGGCCTGCGTGATCCAGACGGGGCGAATCGTCATGGAGGGAAGGGGATCGGAGCTTCTGGGGTCGGATCTTGTACGTCGGGCTTATCTGGGTTTATGA
- a CDS encoding signal peptidase II, protein MKRVGVFVLAQAADRGTKLWALSSLAVGSGGEGAYFSLGLHFNRGMAFSLLSKFPGAAGGVALTGLFFLLLLCLKDARVRAAPGIPLLWAGALGNLLDRVFYGYVIDWIYVLYGYINLADVSLCLGTLLFFTSFLQCFRRMVEL, encoded by the coding sequence TTGAAAAGAGTCGGAGTCTTTGTTCTGGCTCAGGCGGCGGATCGGGGGACAAAACTCTGGGCGCTGTCCAGCCTCGCCGTCGGTTCCGGAGGAGAGGGCGCGTATTTTTCCCTGGGGCTCCACTTCAACCGGGGAATGGCGTTTTCTCTGCTTTCGAAATTTCCCGGAGCCGCCGGAGGCGTTGCGCTGACGGGGCTGTTTTTTTTGCTGCTGCTCTGCCTGAAGGACGCCCGGGTGAGGGCGGCGCCGGGAATACCCCTTCTCTGGGCGGGGGCGCTGGGGAATCTGCTGGATCGGGTGTTTTATGGTTACGTTATCGACTGGATTTACGTCCTGTACGGTTATATCAACCTGGCGGATGTCAGCCTCTGTCTTGGAACGCTTCTGTTTTTTACGAGTTTTCTCCAGTGTTTCAGGAGGATGGTTGAGCTCTAA
- a CDS encoding ABC transporter ATP-binding protein has translation MELLEVHDVTKRFGGLTAVGGVEMYVSRGEIVGLIGPNGAGKTTLFSCISGLYGIDSGEIWLDGHRIDGLSPHKICALKLARTFQIVKAITRMTVLENIMVGAFMVSKLVSGARERAREVMDFCGLSRLADVKAGALTIGDKKRLEVARALATEPELLLLDEVMAGLTARESQEAVELIFKIRNWGVTVLMVEHIMEIIMPISDRIVVLDSGLKIAEGRPEEIARDERVIEAYLGGTP, from the coding sequence ATGGAGCTTCTTGAGGTTCATGATGTCACGAAGCGTTTCGGCGGTCTGACGGCCGTCGGAGGCGTTGAAATGTACGTAAGCCGGGGAGAGATCGTGGGGCTCATCGGTCCCAACGGCGCGGGCAAAACGACGCTTTTCAGCTGTATTTCGGGGCTTTACGGGATCGACTCCGGAGAGATTTGGCTGGACGGACACAGAATCGACGGGCTCTCTCCCCATAAAATATGCGCGCTGAAACTGGCCCGGACCTTTCAGATCGTGAAGGCCATCACGAGGATGACAGTTCTGGAAAACATCATGGTGGGGGCTTTTATGGTTTCGAAGCTCGTTTCCGGAGCGAGGGAAAGGGCCCGGGAGGTGATGGATTTCTGCGGGCTTTCCCGTCTGGCGGACGTGAAGGCGGGGGCGCTTACCATCGGGGACAAAAAGCGCCTCGAGGTGGCGAGAGCGCTGGCGACGGAGCCCGAACTGCTGCTTCTGGACGAGGTTATGGCCGGGCTTACCGCCAGAGAAAGCCAGGAGGCCGTGGAGCTCATCTTCAAAATACGGAACTGGGGCGTCACCGTCCTCATGGTCGAGCATATCATGGAAATCATCATGCCCATTTCCGACAGGATCGTCGTGCTGGACTCCGGGCTGAAGATCGCCGAAGGACGCCCCGAGGAAATCGCCAGGGACGAGCGGGTCATTGAGGCCTATCTGGGGGGGACGCCATGA
- the pxpB gene encoding 5-oxoprolinase subunit PxpB: MGETTEDELFYPRFLHAGESCIVVEFGDDVDPEVNARVQALRAKIEKNPFPGFIDTVPTYRSLAVCFDPLRTGSPAEIKKVLAGMTEKLQAEEKGEEELLIVPTCYEGEFAPDLARVADHTGLSPEEVTRRHAGRDCYCYMLGFVPGYPYLGGMDPSLETPRLKEPRERIPGGSVGIGGKQTGIYTVESPGGWNLIGRTPLRMFDPDRNPAIFLNAGMWVRFVPVGKAEFDRLARESVQPGWKPEVRKRKAERPE, translated from the coding sequence ATGGGCGAAACCACCGAAGATGAGCTTTTTTATCCGCGCTTTCTTCATGCGGGGGAGAGCTGTATTGTCGTCGAGTTCGGCGATGACGTCGACCCTGAGGTCAACGCGCGAGTTCAGGCGCTGCGGGCAAAAATCGAGAAAAATCCCTTTCCGGGGTTCATCGATACCGTTCCCACCTATCGTTCACTGGCCGTATGTTTCGATCCTCTCAGAACGGGATCCCCGGCGGAGATAAAAAAAGTTCTGGCTGGGATGACCGAAAAACTTCAGGCGGAAGAAAAAGGGGAGGAAGAACTGCTGATCGTCCCCACCTGTTACGAGGGAGAGTTCGCGCCGGATCTGGCGCGGGTCGCCGACCATACGGGACTTTCCCCGGAGGAGGTGACGCGCCGTCACGCCGGACGGGACTGCTATTGTTACATGTTGGGTTTCGTGCCGGGATATCCCTATCTGGGCGGAATGGATCCGTCTCTGGAGACGCCGCGCCTGAAGGAGCCGCGGGAGAGGATTCCGGGGGGTTCTGTGGGAATTGGGGGAAAGCAGACGGGCATCTACACCGTGGAAAGTCCCGGCGGCTGGAACCTCATCGGCAGGACGCCGCTGCGCATGTTCGACCCGGACCGAAACCCGGCGATTTTCCTGAACGCGGGAATGTGGGTGCGTTTTGTTCCGGTGGGAAAAGCCGAATTCGACCGCCTGGCCCGGGAGTCCGTTCAGCCGGGCTGGAAACCCGAGGTCCGGAAAAGGAAGGCGGAGCGGCCCGAATGA
- a CDS encoding NAD(+) synthase, whose product MTGVPEGYIRVAAATPAIRTADSAYNAERIFDLIRRAEGEKVGLLALPELCLTGYTCGDLFLQETLLREAEKNLLLLIEKSRNIACLVVAGLPLRQEGKLFNAAAVFGRGKLFGFVPKTHLPNYSEFYELRHFTAAPSETRPVRFGGEDVPFGTKLLFQCEYEPAFRLAVEICEDLWTPLPPSCFHAMAGATVIVNPSASDEVIGKAAYRKELAAIQSGRLVCAYLYADAGRGESSTDVVFSGHDFICENGGILAESPPFGEGWAVTEIDLQALEYDRRRMNTFSSDSAGYTVIPFSIDLRPAGTALIRPIAPHPFVPESVLEKNARCEAILDMQVAGLAQRLDHIRARTAVIGISGGLDSCLALLVTARAFLRLGRPVSEILAVTMPCFGTTRRTKSNALRLCEALGVECREIDVTESVRTHLRDIGVSEEVRDVVYENAQARVRTLTLMDLANREGGIVVGTGDLSELALGWTTYNGDHMSMYGVNAGVPKTLVRHIVGYVAEVTPSLTEVLTDILATPVSPELLPPSGDDISQRTENIVGPYELHDFFLYHVVRRGSSPARIYALAAAAFEGRYSSGEILTWLREFFRRFFAQQFKRSCLPDGPKIGSVSLSPRGDWRMPSDAVCEAWLKELETLE is encoded by the coding sequence ATGACGGGCGTTCCTGAGGGGTATATCCGGGTGGCGGCGGCGACTCCGGCCATTCGGACGGCTGACTCCGCGTACAACGCGGAGCGGATTTTCGATTTGATCCGGAGGGCGGAAGGGGAAAAGGTCGGGCTTCTGGCTCTTCCGGAACTCTGTCTTACGGGCTACACCTGCGGGGATCTTTTTTTGCAGGAAACGCTGCTTCGGGAGGCGGAGAAAAATCTGCTTCTTCTTATTGAAAAAAGCAGGAATATCGCCTGCCTGGTGGTGGCGGGACTGCCCCTGCGTCAGGAGGGAAAGCTTTTTAACGCGGCGGCTGTGTTCGGCCGGGGAAAACTTTTCGGGTTCGTTCCCAAGACGCATCTTCCCAATTACAGTGAATTTTACGAGCTGCGGCATTTTACGGCGGCGCCTTCGGAAACGCGTCCGGTCCGCTTTGGCGGTGAGGATGTTCCCTTCGGCACGAAGCTCCTGTTCCAGTGTGAGTATGAACCCGCCTTTCGGCTTGCGGTGGAAATCTGCGAAGACCTCTGGACGCCCCTGCCTCCCAGTTGTTTTCACGCGATGGCGGGAGCCACGGTCATCGTGAACCCCTCGGCCAGCGACGAGGTTATCGGCAAGGCTGCGTATCGGAAGGAACTTGCGGCAATTCAGTCGGGGCGGCTGGTGTGCGCCTACCTCTATGCCGACGCGGGACGCGGGGAGAGCAGCACCGACGTGGTTTTTTCGGGACATGATTTTATCTGCGAAAACGGCGGAATCCTGGCCGAATCGCCCCCCTTCGGGGAGGGCTGGGCCGTGACGGAGATCGACCTTCAGGCTCTGGAATACGACCGTCGGCGGATGAATACCTTTTCTTCGGACAGCGCCGGCTACACCGTCATCCCCTTTTCCATCGACCTCCGTCCCGCGGGAACCGCCCTGATCCGTCCCATCGCGCCTCATCCCTTCGTGCCCGAATCCGTTTTGGAAAAGAACGCGCGCTGCGAGGCCATTCTCGATATGCAGGTGGCGGGGCTGGCTCAGAGACTGGATCATATTCGCGCCCGAACGGCCGTCATCGGCATATCGGGAGGGCTGGACAGCTGTCTGGCGCTGCTTGTGACCGCCAGAGCCTTTCTTCGCCTGGGCCGTCCGGTGTCGGAGATTCTCGCGGTCACCATGCCCTGCTTCGGTACGACCAGGCGCACGAAATCCAACGCTCTGCGCCTCTGTGAGGCCCTGGGGGTGGAGTGCAGGGAGATCGACGTCACCGAGTCCGTCAGAACCCACCTGCGGGACATCGGCGTCTCGGAGGAGGTTCGGGACGTGGTTTACGAAAACGCTCAGGCCCGGGTGCGGACTTTGACTCTGATGGACCTGGCGAACCGCGAGGGGGGCATCGTGGTGGGGACGGGGGACCTGTCCGAACTGGCCCTCGGCTGGACGACCTACAACGGCGACCATATGAGCATGTACGGGGTGAACGCCGGCGTGCCGAAAACGCTGGTGCGGCACATCGTCGGGTACGTGGCGGAGGTGACGCCCTCCCTGACGGAGGTGCTGACGGATATTCTCGCGACGCCCGTGAGTCCCGAACTTCTGCCGCCCTCGGGAGACGACATCAGCCAGCGGACCGAAAATATCGTCGGCCCTTACGAGCTGCACGATTTTTTCCTGTATCACGTCGTTCGCCGTGGCTCTTCCCCCGCGCGAATTTACGCCCTCGCCGCGGCTGCCTTCGAGGGGCGCTATTCCTCCGGGGAGATTCTCACGTGGCTTCGGGAGTTTTTCCGTCGTTTTTTTGCGCAGCAGTTCAAACGAAGCTGCCTTCCCGATGGCCCGAAGATCGGTTCCGTGAGCCTGTCCCCCAGGGGAGACTGGCGTATGCCCAGCGATGCCGTCTGCGAAGCCTGGCTGAAAGAGCTGGAAACACTGGAATAA
- a CDS encoding branched-chain amino acid ABC transporter permease: MEPVLERSFIKENLSGVVFFLFAAAALAVPLFVRALFPLHILIMIFLYSTLGTSWNILSGYAGQISLGQSVFVGIGGYTSSVLFVHWGVSPWLGMIAGVILTVAFGWLIGKPCFRLSGRYFAIATMAVVQIAYIVITRWEFVGGARGVYFPLKNWGLRYFAFRAKVPYYYIAFGLMLFSFLVVFLIEKSHIGYYLKTIREDEDVARALGIDVPRYKSIAMAFSTMLAAMGGTFLAQYLLFADPDSLFMLSIPIMLLTVMGGTGSIFGPLIGAGVLIPVQEYARVAWSGSGEALDQIVYGLIIVVIVIWQPRGIIGIFDRFCRSEAGKKAEAFPGILEKGRAENGAS; this comes from the coding sequence ATGGAGCCTGTCCTGGAGCGATCGTTCATAAAAGAAAACCTGTCCGGCGTCGTCTTTTTTCTTTTTGCGGCGGCGGCTCTGGCGGTCCCTCTGTTCGTCAGGGCCCTGTTCCCCCTGCACATATTGATCATGATTTTCCTGTACTCCACTCTCGGAACCTCCTGGAACATTCTGAGCGGTTACGCGGGGCAAATTTCCCTTGGGCAGTCCGTTTTCGTCGGTATCGGAGGTTACACGTCCTCCGTGCTGTTCGTCCACTGGGGGGTAAGCCCGTGGCTGGGGATGATCGCGGGGGTGATTCTGACCGTCGCCTTCGGCTGGCTGATCGGAAAACCCTGTTTTCGCCTGAGCGGTCGTTATTTTGCCATTGCGACCATGGCGGTGGTGCAAATCGCCTACATCGTCATCACCCGATGGGAGTTCGTCGGCGGGGCCAGAGGCGTCTACTTTCCCCTGAAAAACTGGGGTCTGCGCTATTTCGCCTTTCGCGCCAAGGTTCCCTATTACTATATCGCCTTCGGCCTGATGCTGTTTTCGTTTCTCGTGGTTTTTCTGATAGAGAAATCTCACATCGGCTATTACCTGAAAACCATACGCGAAGATGAGGACGTGGCCCGGGCTCTCGGTATCGACGTACCCAGGTACAAATCGATTGCGATGGCCTTCAGCACCATGCTGGCGGCCATGGGCGGGACTTTTCTCGCCCAGTATCTGCTGTTTGCGGATCCGGATTCTCTTTTCATGCTTTCCATTCCCATCATGCTCCTGACCGTCATGGGAGGGACCGGTTCTATCTTCGGCCCGCTGATTGGGGCGGGGGTTTTGATTCCGGTTCAGGAGTACGCCCGCGTCGCCTGGAGCGGGTCCGGAGAGGCCCTGGATCAGATCGTGTACGGGCTGATCATTGTCGTGATCGTCATCTGGCAACCCCGGGGTATCATCGGAATTTTCGACCGGTTCTGCCGTTCAGAAGCCGGAAAAAAAGCCGAAGCGTTTCCGGGGATACTGGAAAAAGGCAGGGCTGAAAATGGAGCTTCTTGA